One window of the Anolis sagrei isolate rAnoSag1 chromosome 5, rAnoSag1.mat, whole genome shotgun sequence genome contains the following:
- the LOC137097124 gene encoding endogenous retrovirus group K member 24 Gag polyprotein-like, with protein sequence MGGNVSTYQQDHAGELRKLLGQREGPKVGQGDLEDLVREIQSQCPWYPQQGSLKPSDWDKIGQTLHAEPRAAIHHLLLWQQCAEAISCLRVPDNCSPLLAPVINPVLNPPETRYPQLTLPAPLSHVSDLKTSLIPPSAPPDPDANSTNCQPSVADFSQPHSLGGMMIPQAIQEARRSGVLTLQDMTEFEGTLPPTRHIQAYPVTQGVNAQGVAIQQWEPLPFGVIRELNKAVRESGIQSTYVMGMIEGIGVGYTMAPQDWKDLMRMILSPSQYVVWDMEYRLAATAAGTAAMIPDQIYGSGAFAGVAAQSQLPAVTFDVISQCIQRAFRRVPVNNKPTKSFTDVKQEPAEAYHQFIDRLKEAIARQIDSPAAQVELLKKLAFEQANIDCKKVLTTVIHRQNYELADMIQACMEVGTQTHTMTLLAGALRTGSRPSGNCYNCQKPGHFKKDCKAPGGGAHKGTKPSKLCPRCKKGYHWATHCRTNPVNPSQKASDNKGN encoded by the coding sequence AGAGCCAGTGCCCTTGGTATCCACAGCAGGGGTCATTGAAACCATCAGATTGGGATAAAATAGGTCAAACCCTTCATGCCGAGCCTCGGGCTGCTATTCACCATCTTCTTTTATGGCAACAATGTGCTGAAGCAATCAGTTGTCTAAGAGTGCCAGATAATTGCTCACCCTTGCTAGCACCAGTCATAAATCCTGTCTTGAATCCCCCTGAAACTCGATATCCCCAGTTAACCCTGCCTGCTCCACTTTCGCATGTTTCTGACCTTAAAACATCACTCATCCCTCCCTCCGCACCCCCAGACCCAGATGCCAATAGCACTAACTGTCAGCCCAGTGTTGCGGATTTCTCACAGCCACATTCATTGGGAGGCATGATGATTCCGCAGGCCATTCAAGAAGCTAGGAGGAGTGGGGTCTTGACCCTTCAAGACATGACTGAATTTGAAGGGACTTTGCCTCCCACTCGACACATTCAAGCTTATCCTGTCACCCAAGGCGTAAACGCTCAGGGTGTGGCAATTCAGCAATGGGAACCACTACCATTTGGTGTAATTAGGGAACTTAACAAGGCAGTGAGGGAATCTGGCATTCAGTCAACATATGTCATGGGAATGATAGAAGGAATTGGGGTAGGCTACACTATGGCTCCACAGGACTGGAAAGATTTAATGCGTATGATTCTTAGCCCCTCTCAATACGTTGTGTGGGATATGGAATACCGCCTGGCTGCTACAGCAGCAGGCACAGCAGCCATGATTCCAGATCAGATTTATGGCTCAGGGGCTTTTGCTGGAGTGGCCGCTCAatcacaactcccagcagtcaCATTTGATGTTATCTCTCAGTGCATTCAGCGTGCTTTCAGGCGCGTTCCCGTAAATAACAAACCCACAAAATCCTTCACAGATGTTAAGCAGGAGCCTGCCGAGGCGTATCATCAATTCATAGACAGGCTCAAAGAGGCAATTGCTCGTCAAATTGACAGTCCGGCAGCTCAAGTTGAATTATTAAAGAAATTGGCATTTGAACAGGCTAACATTGATTGTAAAAAAGTCCTCACTACCGTAATTCATCGCCAAAATTATGAGCTTGCCGATATGATTCAAGCCTGCATGGAAGTTGGCACTCAAACGCACACTATGACACTTCTTGCAGGCGCCCTTCGCACTGGTAGCAGGCCCAGTGGCAATTGTTACAACTGTCAAAAACCTGGCCATTTTAAAAAAGACTGTAAAGCCCCAGGAGGGGGGGCTCATAAGGGGACTAAGCCATCCAAGCTTTGCCCTAGGTGCAAGAAAGGATATCATTGGGCCACTCACTGCCGCACCAACCCTGTAAATCCCAGTCAAAAGGcctcagacaacaagggaaaCTAG